A single Phytohabitans houttuyneae DNA region contains:
- a CDS encoding LacI family DNA-binding transcriptional regulator: MSTEPEVPANRAPTLTDVAKLAGVSVATASKAINGRDEVKAATRARVLKAAELLSFAPNALARALLGGRTGTVGLLTSDLEGRFSIPILMGAEDAFGAGEVSVFLCDARGDAIREAYHVRALLSRRVDGLIVVGSSTDPRPPLAGAIPVPVVYAYAPSTDPKDISITVDNVGGGRLAVEHLLACGRRNIAHVTGEPGFAAARDRAEGAAAALADAGLAMLGGQPYYGSWDETWGRAAAHIVVEQHPEVDAIFCGSDQIARGVLETLRDLGRDVPHAISVIGFDNWDAIAAHSRPRLTSIDMNLERLGAVAGRRLFAAIDGGDPPTSEQYPGRLVMRDSTAPSS, translated from the coding sequence ATGAGCACTGAGCCAGAGGTCCCCGCCAACCGGGCGCCGACCCTGACCGATGTCGCGAAGCTCGCCGGGGTCTCCGTGGCGACCGCCTCCAAGGCCATCAACGGCCGCGACGAGGTCAAGGCGGCGACCCGCGCGCGCGTGCTCAAGGCCGCCGAGCTGCTCTCCTTCGCGCCGAACGCGCTGGCCAGGGCGCTGCTCGGCGGCCGCACCGGCACGGTCGGGCTGCTGACCAGCGACCTCGAAGGCCGGTTCTCGATCCCGATCCTGATGGGCGCGGAGGACGCGTTCGGCGCCGGTGAGGTCTCGGTCTTTCTCTGCGACGCGCGCGGTGACGCGATCCGCGAGGCGTACCACGTCCGGGCGCTGCTGTCCCGGCGGGTCGACGGCCTGATCGTGGTCGGGTCCAGCACCGACCCCCGGCCGCCGCTGGCCGGCGCGATCCCGGTCCCGGTCGTGTACGCGTACGCGCCCTCCACCGACCCGAAGGACATCTCCATCACGGTCGACAACGTCGGCGGCGGCCGGCTCGCCGTCGAGCACCTGCTGGCGTGCGGGCGGCGCAACATCGCCCACGTCACCGGCGAGCCGGGCTTCGCGGCGGCCCGCGACCGCGCCGAGGGTGCGGCCGCGGCGCTCGCCGACGCGGGCCTCGCCATGCTCGGCGGCCAGCCGTACTACGGGTCGTGGGACGAGACCTGGGGCCGGGCGGCGGCGCACATCGTGGTCGAGCAGCACCCCGAGGTCGACGCGATTTTCTGCGGCTCCGACCAGATCGCGCGGGGCGTGCTGGAGACCCTGCGGGACCTCGGGCGCGACGTGCCCCATGCGATCTCCGTGATCGGGTTCGACAACTGGGACGCCATCGCGGCACACTCCCGGCCCCGCCTCACGAGCATCGACATGAATCTCGAACGCCTCGGCGCGGTCGCCGGCCGGCGCCTGTTCGCGGCCATCGACGGCGGGGATCCGCCCACGTCGGAGCAGTACCCGGGCCGCCTCGTGATGCGCGACTCGACGGCGCCGAGCAGCTGA